In the genome of Daucus carota subsp. sativus chromosome 9, DH1 v3.0, whole genome shotgun sequence, the window TTGTGAACTAAACAAAGAAAGAGATAAGTATATATAGGATGTTGCACTAGGAGGCGAGCAATTTATAGATGTTCACGATAAACATCTCTGACAGCATATATGAgctgtaatttgtgatttttattgtttatatgagtttaaaaagataataaggaAACAGCCGAGTTCATGGAATTTATAGACGGGGAAAAtcttttgcatatttttttcacacaaataatcatttcacctgattgataaaatatatatgcttgcgctcaaatgagaacccacTTTATGAGAACTGAGAactaatctcagccacacatTTTTTAAGCCTCAATTAAATCACAACCACacattatcaatttttattttatgcttCATATACTTCATATCTTTCATCCCCCCTATGCtcaatccccccccccccccgcgactaaacaccaccaccaccactcaTCAGTCGCGGCCACTCCGCCCACCATCTCCGGTAAGGACAGATCTCTTTCGTGCCCTCTCTCTTTCTCCCTCTCCCCTATATAAATCTGTTTGTTTATGTATACAGGCAAATGAGAGCATTCAAGCGCCGGATGAAACTCAACGACATCAACTACAACGACGCACTCCAATTCAACCAACCACACGAAAACGGCGCCTTTTCCAAGATATTATCCGATTTACACATAGGTGACCTGGTGGCTACTATTCCTAAACAGAGTTGCCTAACTATGAAAACCTCAGGTGCTAGGCACTTGTTCGAAGATTCTGGTCTTGACGGTTATTTCGGCCTTTCCGTAGCCTTAATGTATGAAAAGAGCTTGGGCAATCATTAATTTCAATCAATATGAATGTTCTCCGACGAACTTCGTTGACCGAAGTCAGATCTGAAACTACTAGCTCAGTCTGATGTTTTCCatgtttttgttaaatttatggTGATTCTTCCTGAATTTTGGTGATTCTATATACaatgatgttaaattttttcaatatttttagttttaatttggtGATTCCATGGTGGTTGTAGTTTAAATTTCAGTGATTTTATCTTATATTCGGTGGTGGTTGTAATAATGTGGCGGTGATGTGGTTCTAATTTCGATGATATGGTTGATTTTAGTGGCGATTGTGTTTTTGGTGATTGCAAAAATTAGTGGTCACTTAGTGATTTCAGTCATTAATTTCAATCGATTTGAATATTCTCTGATGAACTTCGTTGATCGAAGTCACATCTGAAACTACTAGCTCTGTctgatttttttagaatttttgttaattttttggtGATTCTGCTtgaattttgatgattttgtatacgatgatgttaaacttttataatatttttagttttaatttggtGATTTCTTGGTGGTTGTAGTTTAAATTTAAgtcattttattttagattCGGCGGTGGTTGTAATAACGTGGTGGTAATGTGGTTCTAATTGCGATGATACTAATTTTGGTGATTCTGATAATAATTTGGTGAATCTGATGGTGGTTGTATGGTAGTGGCAGTGGTGGTAAGATGCAATCAGGTAAAGAAAAAAGTACTACGGTGGTGACGGATggatatatctttatttttgtattaaaataaatttagtgaTTCTGCTTTAATTTTGGTGATTATGACAGAGTTCTCAGTTCTCATTAATTATAAGAGAGTTCTCACTGGATATGTCGatgtttataaatgtatttatttggGTGATCTTGATTAATGTGTTTGTTCAGGGAGACATGTCAACTATCTTCTTCGATTTCAAGGCAATTAAGATCTTTGTGGTGACGAATGGAGCTGGGCAACTTGAGATGGCATGTCCACACTTGGCACAGGAGCAGCAGGGCCAAGGACAACAAGGCGGTGGTGAGGGCCAATGACAACAAGGCCACGGAGGCTccaacaagaaaaaaaattcatctagAGGAGAGGATTATCAGAGTGATGGAAGTGATGAAGATTAAGTTgaaatactttattatttttctcaattttttgaatGAAGGCTCTGTAATATCATTAAGAAATTATAGTGTGGTTTTCTAAGACTCTGTAAAGATAATATTTAATGATAATGTCAAGATTTAgtcattatttttagtttagcaatatttttaattttagtgatttgtgtacattttttagtgttttgtgtttatatattttggtgCTTTgtataaaaactagaaaccagttttcctaccactatttataactacgggtatcactaatttatactgcaccaatcactgtttttatacagtatgtaaacaacgatttttattatcaaaattgagaaaatctacttatctaaattattgataatcgattatagatgattaatttcatccgtaggaaggttcttggtggtaggaaaccgcaagagaagttgtatgatgatggtaagtagtcgttagttttgtaagttatgacgaaaagtgtatgtgactattggtgatgatagacaatggtggcaagtcatagaaacgtttagtaatggtggtaagaggtccatggtcatatacgttaaatatatgtgtatatatatatttatattgacgagatatgctatatataaattcatgttCTATATGTAGCTGAAGAAAAAGGTATCTAATTAATTAcacaaagtttttttttttgcttgataaatgaaatgaaaagCTCTAACTCTTTTGCCACCACACGCTATTTGTTGTGTTTTCAGCCTACACAATCAAAATATGGTGCATCAAATGTCGTTCATAAGTAGTCTGTTGGCactatttcaaaaatatgacaACATTTACTTAAATATTCTTGctttaactatttttatcaattacaattattgctgcaaaagttgcaaacatgTTTGTTGTAGTTGCAACAACGGTTGCAACCTTTGTCATTCTAATGGAACATCAATAAATATAACACTTTTGTTTAAACTAATGTTAAATCAACTGCTCAATCCATCAAATGACTCGGTGTTCAAAATTTTTGTAATGCTGACAACAAATCTTTTATCAACTTGGTGACCAAAAATTGTAAATCCGAAAGGTGATTCATGATATTGCTTCaataaaatatcacaaataCATGTTCTCCGCATATCTTTATacgatatatattttgttgtaaAACAGGTTTCAGAAAACCTACTTGTCCAAATATAATTGCTGTTttgtagaaaataaataataatcctTATGATTATTGTTCATCATATTACACAAAACCAACAACGATTGTTGCTTATATAGAATTAGCATATTAATTCAGTTGACAATAAACACACATAAAAAGTACCAGAATATCAAAGCGAGGAAAATATATCCCCAAAGACAGGATCATAATAGGAAGACCAAAAAAGAGAAGGTACAAAGTTGCCTGAAAGACGAATATGTCAACTCAACAAGTCAATTGTGGGGATACGGTTAATGCAGACATTATAGAAGAACTTGTAGAAACCcatcatcaaaataaataatttagttatttacAAATTAAGATGTAAATTGTAAATTGATAAGTTGATTAAGTTTGAAGTAGTAATGGAATTGATATGGCACGTGTTTTTAAATTTCTAAGTTCTTTTTATTACGAGGAAAATTACTGGCCAAGAGATGataaaaattctcaaaaaaCATTCCATAATGCAAAAAATGCAGCAACAATGATTGCAATAAAGTCGGCATTGAGAGTCACCACGACAGTCATCATTCCAAAACGAGTGCAGTCTAGTATAGTAGTGTGAAGAACGTgaagaatacataccaaaagAATCTGATCATTACATAAACGATAATACTATACACTCCAGCTTTATGGTATTTTTGTCAATACCTTTCCAGAGAAAAGAACATGGACTtacttaacatatatatatggtaCACATGAGAAAATTGAATTTATCTGGGAAGGTTAAAGCCAGTGCAAAGGCATATTGCAAGGCCGAGTACATTCCTCTGgctctttttatataaaaggcTGTGCGTTTAACATCCATAACTGGCTGCTTGATGTAACCATTTTCATGTTAAGATGCAAAGATTAATTATAAGATACTTTTGCAACAGCTAATTTCTCATGTCTTCATCATTGCTCTACTCCCTAAAATCCCCTCCTCTCCTCTAATTTCGTTACAGGGACAAAAAATataggtgtgtgtatatataagaatCACAAACTGAATTACAATACCAACAATTGTTTGGTATTGTAATTGCACAAATTTTTATAATGCCAGGTCATTTTCAGAAAAGCCACCCCGGATATATGATACtctttattctcttattttatttcattgatatttatttaatttataattgctTTCCAAATGTattttatgtgtgtatatgaaatgaaataaactAATAGATTGCAACAATAAAGTTGTGCCTATAAGTAAAAGTGTATATCAGGAAAAACATcaggaataaatatttgaaaatgatttatttgaacTGGATAGTTTATCAGAGTACATGGCTAGCCGATCGCTTTACTGCAGAACAACACTacagatatataatagaattaaAACATCAGACTTGTGTAGAAACGGCAAGAACAAGCGTAATAATACTTGCGGCTTTCATCTGAGAGTGAATCCGTCCTCCAATAACATTACCTGCTGCATCTGCAAATTGAACATGAAAACAACTAATAATGTCTCTAGAAGCAGCATTCAAACAACTGTAAGTCCCAGAAAAAGAAATCATCGTAGAAACGTATGGCGGACGGATTACACCTCGTGGATACACAACAACATCAGAAATGAGTCCTTGGCCAGTAAGCACAGTTACAGAAACCCCAAAATGCTGTGCAAATTGCACCACACAACTTATCACATCAAATCCATTAGGGATTTTAAGAAAGACGGTTTCCATTACAGAATGTTTGTTGATGGCATTCATTGACACATCGTTGGTGGTTAAAGACATATGAGAATTGAACGAATAATGAGGAGCTCCTCCATGCCTCCCTGGAGCTTGAGATGAGGATCCACCCAAGTTTTTTGAATTACTCATCACTATGAAAATGTTATTGCTGTGAACTAAACAATGAaagagaaaagtatatatagggTGTTGCACTAGGAAGCTAGCAATTAATAGATGTTCATGATAAGCCTCCCTGATAGCATATATGAgctgtaatttgtgattttcattgtttatatgagtttaaaaagataataaggcATATGAGATTTCACCGTTATTGAATAAAACAGTCGTGTTCATGGAATTTATAGCTAGGGACAGTCTTTTGCATATTTTTTCTTCATACATATAATCTTTCCAATCACTGATAgaagagatatatatatttggaattcataataaaaaatttatgaatttttataaaatataagattttGATTCTATGAAAAATCATGCcgggtattcaattgagattttagtggattgtttttaatatatttaatttaatagattgtatgtgattttgattttatgggGATTCTTCATAAAATGTCATTCTTTAGGATTCgcttcttttaatatatttaatttaatagattgcatgcgattttgattttatggggattcttgataaaatgtcaatTCTTTAGGTTTTGCTTCaaaatcttatttattttggtagaatttaaaaaaactaaaatacacttaccaatcccacaaaatccataattttatgaaatccaaaaaaatctattaaaattcaaattttaatagattttaaacaatctcaattgaataccataggatttttaagtataatttgaaatcccaattgaataccatcagattttgtagaataatttataatctcaattgaatatctaagattttaaatgaatggaaaaaatcctttaaaatctcaatcgaatacaccccgttaAAGTATAATACTCAGCCTAAAATATATTCAAGTATACTCTATCAAAATCTCGTAGATTATGttctgaaaaagaaaaatattaatgaggaaaatcatatatttgataCCCACCCAAAAAATTCAAGTATACTctatcaaaatctcatagatTATACTTGATAAAGGAAAAATAAATATGGAGATGTAACAACCCCAAATTCTCAAACacgtaaatattatttaataactttaatTGTACAAAAAAACGTACTATTTACAAATAGGCGCGTGTTATGGTTAAATCAAGATTATTACCTTTTGATTAAAGTTATATTGACACAATaaagatttaattatttattttaaatagcGTGACGAGGAAATAATACGTGCatgtgataatattttttttattattgatgagATTACAAGAtactcaataatatatatattgagggTAGATAACTGgattatttctaaattaataatGGTAGCaacaaatctaaatatttagataGTCGCACGCATAAATTATTTGCTTTATTTTCTCGATAGAGCCACTATAGAttgtcattaaaattatttactaGCTAAACTATTaagtagtaaaaataaaaagttaaaagtgagtacgtattattataaataaataatagacaTTGGAAAGGAAAGAATTTTTTTAGATAACCATATAATCATAAAAGATTTTTTATTTCCCTTTGCTAATGCTAGTTTCAAGGAGTGATTAATGCTTAACAATTCCACATCATTTTGCAGGACCTAATTTTGTACATGTATTAGTGGGGAGATCAGCACAATATTGGGTACACAAAATGATTTGACATTAACATTAATAAAGATTGTTCGTGTTTACTCAGCTATCACTCAACAACTACGTtctactatattttaaatagcaACATGGCACATCACTCTGTGAAACAGTTTTGTGCTAATAACATTACTCTTTAATATTTTGAACGATAAGAAGATAAAAGGGTGATTTCGCtatgtattataataataaaatatagttaatcactaaaggaaaaatgaatcacaaTATTGATTAAAGGTTAGAGCGGTtatctttttctaattttttgctaAACATGGATATTTcatcaacaaaataaaaattcaccACAGGCCATAGGCCTAACCAGCCATCATACAAGCATAACATGTGAAACGGGCATGCCTTCTTAACAGAAGCTAACACGGGAAATTACctagaaaaaaaaacaacattaattgtcatattattttaaaggTAGATATTGTAGTCTCGAAGGACTCCAaagtttttggtctccattgagcaCAACTATGAGTCCCACTCTATGGAGACCTACTTTATATAGAGTACATGGAGACCCTCAATCTAACCCTTAAATTCAAAGCTTATCCAACAACTgtgatttaattaaataaaacagttGAGAAACAACAGCTGTTATCCTGTTACGCACACTACACGCACTTGCATAGATAGAGAGAGGGAGCGAGAGAATGGAAGAGAGCGAACCAGAGAGGTTATCCTAAGCATAGTTTATCAGATTTGAACTTTTTTTCGTGGATTATCCCGAGCATTGAGCCGGACATGTTCGGAAGAGGTATTAATTATCATCGATTCTTTCATATCTGACTTGTTTTTCATGAAAAATTGTGGAAGATATGTGCGTGTGTATGTTTCTTTGTAGGTTAGGTATGATTCTACATGCATATGTGTTTATAAGATTGAATTAATTTCATAGTTCTGATTCTATGTACAAATTAGcttattaatttgatttttatgtgtATTATTTAAAAGTTTAGGGTTCGaaccatatttttttttgtaaaattctgATTCTAGAGTGGAAGAGCATTGTTGTGGTTTTGTGAATATTTtggttttaaaataatattctgtAATGGAATCAAAATTTGTGAAGTTGTGCTTCTACAATAGAAGTAAATGTATATCATGTCTTTATTAACTAGTTGATGCTGAGGTTAACGGAGTTTGTGTATAAATTTAAGGtataaattatgattctgtaatagaaccaaattttgtagaattgtGATTTTGTAGTAAGaggtattttaaaattaagattatgTAATAGAACCAAAATTTATGGAGCAGTAGATAAATTATGATTCTGTAACAGAACCAAATTTTGCATCTTGCTATCTTTTAAGCACTTTTGATACTTGATATTTCCTATACGTCAATTGATTTGTGTTATTGTATTTATAAGTATTCTGTTTTTTCCTgttgatgtttttttttgctaaatttttttttcttgttgatGTTAGTGGATATCCATATTTTTAATCTCTTATGTAAAATAGCCAGAGCAACTATTTCTCATAGGTAACATTGTTCGTTTTATTCAGTTCTCAACTGTTAAGTTGCTACGTAACATCCGCTATAATTACCTTTGTTACAAAACTCATCTGAACCATGTAATGGGGATAATATGTAGTTTATACAACCTGTTCAACAAGAAATTTTCATATATGGTTGTTTCTTCCCCCCAAGAGGAGTCCACTCCGGATTGATGGTGTTGTCAAATGACACACCACCCTCACAATCAAATGCAACTAAGATCTCCTACCATTCAAAACTGAATCCATAAATGTACAGAAGACTCTGTTTTTAAGCAGAGcgaataaaaatatagtactTCACATTTTATCTCTGATTTTATCTTGTCTCTTTGGTGTTATACTTCTGGTCAGGAAATTAGCAGGACAATTAGTCAATCCTGACAGGCCGGAAGATTTTAATCAGGCTCTTATGAAACTTGGTGCCACAGTATGCATTCTACATAATCCAAGCTGCTCCACATGCCCGGTCTCAGGTCAATGTCGTGCGCTGCCAGTATCAAGACATGATAGATCAGTATCTGTCAAGGATTATCCACCAAAAGTTTTCAAGGCTAAGGGCATGAATTTTCTGCCGTCACTGTTGTGAAAATAATAGAAGATGAAGCCCTGATGGATCAACCACAATGTAATAGTATATTCCTTCTTATAAAGAGACCATATAAAGGTTTACTTGGCCTTGGTAGTTTCCATCTGTTCCACTAATTGGCAAGGCAGACTTGGTCACAAAGAAAGATGCAATCGAccaatatttgaagtcatttgATCTCGAATCTGGAAGTACCTGTGAAGTAATTTTTAGAAAAGATGTAGGAGAATATATACATGTGTTCAGTCACATATGTCTCAAGATGTATATAGAGTTGCTGGTTCTACATCTAAAAAGGTTCTACCCAAAGGTAAACTACTCAACACAGACATACAAGCACATTCATTTGACTTTGATTTCTAGCTAATTATATTGTTTCTTTTGGAATTAAGGCACGAAGTGTGTGAATCTGGAAAAAGAGAACATGGAAAAAAAGTATGTTAATAGCAAGGACGTCGCAAGCCTAGGACTAACATCTGGAGTGAGGAAGGTATGATATGATCTGCTtagaaattcataaattttaacaGTATTAAAGATATATCCTGTCTTTCAATTCAAAATATCTTATTGATGACTCTTTGACAGATGAGTGAACCTACAATACTGTAACAGTTCTAATTCTACAGTATTGAGGTCGAAGTAGAAACTATAATATATTGCTATTACCAAAAACTAATTTTCTTAAATGTGGAAGTGATGTTAATAATATAGTAGAATACTGaagaaatttcaattttaataaaatagtagAATAGTGTTGATATGAATGTGAAAATGAGTTCCTAATATATCAGCGTTAGCAAAATCTGTTCAATATAAGATTTTCAGAAATCTTTGACATGGTTAAGGGAGTTTGTGTATTtcatgtatatgtgtatgtattgtTGTTTTTGATGCTACAGTAGAagcactatttttatttttcattattgTCTTACTATAGAAGCATATATGTTGTCTTAAAAGCATAAATTTATGTGTGTAGATTTTGATTCCGTagaagcattttttttttgtactctTTTATTGTTGTGTGTAGATTGTGATTCTAGTATAGAAGAATAATTTCATGTGTGTAGATTTTGATTCTATTGTGGAAGCAGATTTATAATGCTTTTGTagtataatcatatatttatatttttttagaattattaagaatatttatacagagttatgtaatggttctatagtaatataaatatgattctacaatAGTCTAGAAATTATTTTCTATAATGTAAATTTAGTGCTAAAGTTCAAGCATGTCTTTGTCTTGAGTACAATGTTGAGTTCCAAATTATTATCTCACTTTATTCacttttgtttttatatgcAAATCATAGCTAGACTTGCTTCattactattttaaaattattgaataatGCACGTGGCTAACCTACAACAATTTAAAGTACAAGACAGAAAGATGGAAGGAAGCCTAGCATTTGGGACACTTATGCTCATTTTGGtctgtgattttatttatttatttgtcctACTTCTGTTCACCTTTGGTAATTTAGTGATTTCTATTCTTTTTTGTTATAGCTGATCTATAGATAAGCATTTTCAGTCTTCTAGTTATTAGTGCTTAGTGTTTTTTTTACTCCCAATAGAATGTCTTGAGGTTCAGTTGATACTTTCAGGATACACAAATGGAGCTATGGAGATATTGCATGTGATGAGTATCACAAACACAAGGTCTGTACCATCATTCAAGAAAGACCTTATCTTTGTTTTTATCGTATTTATATGCTCCCTATTGGGTAATCTTTGGAGCTCTGCGAATTAAGTTCCCTGCCCGTTACCTCAAAGAAGTGATGTCAGTAGAATGAACTATCTCTGGATGATTTAAGAATGTGTTAGttagtataaatttttatattttcttttatggaCATGTCTTAACGACAAGCAGTTCTACTGCATGAAAATCTCAATTTTAAGTACTCATCTTTGTCGTGTTAAATTTTGTGTACATTAATATTGTTGCAAGGTTAGCACTTACAAAAGCAGTATAGCCTTATATTAATATTACCCAAAAACAAATTTTGCATGTTGACATACCctgattcttttaaaattttccctCTTCTTTTCTGGCAGGAAGATGTCCATCTGATGGCAGAGACAGGCCTAGGGGCATATAGGTTCTCTATTTCATGGTCAAGACTTTATTCCGAGTATGCACACCTATCATCATATTTACTTAATTCTGGTATCATCTTTCTTGTTATTTATCAGTTTATAGATGATGACTTGATAAATAGTTCCAAGTTCTTGCACTACTGTATATTTCCGGGGTATATCTTTTTAGTCCAACTTTTGTATCACTCAGTTTAAGTACTTTTTTAGGCAGGCATGCAGTGGCAGAACTAGACGGGAGTGCACAATACAAGTtttcgagtcaagaatgacaaaCTAGTGCCTTTTAGGATCCGAACCCCACTACattgtataaatttttctataaataatctcaattctGCCCACATGCTCAACATCTGGaactaattataaaatcaaGGGGTGCCCTCATTTTACCCCTGCATGGCTTTATTTCCTTCCTAAGATACTAGCTCAATGTTACAATGCCTGCACAGATGATTCTacacaaattttgaattattctaCATATATATAGCCCAATGCTTTGGTTGAATGTGTTAGATAGGCATCTGaatatcttatatgttatcCAGGTATAGATCAGTAAAAAGTGCATATTACCGCGAAGCAGTGGGAGCAATGGTAGTATATGACATGACAAAGCGGCAGTCATTTGATCACATACCTGGATGGCTCGACGAAGGGTGCATGCTGACAAGAATATTGTAATTATGCTCATTGGCAACAAATCTGACTTGGGAAGTCTTAGAGCAATACCAACTGAGGATGATCAGCAGCTCGCAGAGAAGGAAAAACTATGCTCTGTGGAGACATCATCCTGTGGGGCAACTAACGTCGAGACTGCCTTTCTGACGGttttaacataaatatataatataacaggCAAAAAGACCCTCACTGCTAGTGATGTGGATTATGCAAAGTCTTCAACTCTCAAGGGAACCAGTATAGTCATTCGTGGCCAGGAGCGGAATACTACTGCAAGTAGTGGTGGCTGTAGCACATAAATCTTTATCTTTTTCCTTTAAGGTCATGTTTTTTACTTAGGAATATAAGTATGTTAGGTTAGGATATTACTGttcaaacaaaaattttaaaattttcagccAAAAAGATTTTCTGCAATGTAGCCAAGCCAGGCTCAAAGTAAGTCTTTTTTGTTTGTACAAGATCATTAGTATATAGTGTATGGTTTCTTTCATAAATAGAAGATCTTTGCAGTATTGCAATAACTTCTTAAACATGGTTCTATTACAGAATCAATTAAACATCAGTATCTCATTCCTGTGTCAGGACTCAATACATGTGAACATCTATAATTGCTTCGAATTGAAAAACTAATTCAACAATATCAAGTATAtattaatcattctaaaacccaaacataAATCCCAAAATATTAACGAGTGTTACTTTATTTCACTACACTAGTTCATAAAACTAGAAAACGCCAGTTGGTGTAGCTTTTTCGTTTTCAATAAAATGGAAAATTTTACACGATGTAGAatggctgagcattcggtcggttcggttcgaaaccgatccgaaccgaaaaaaccgaaaaccgaattaagCTTTTTTcggaaaccgaaccgaaccgaattatcattttaaaccgaaccgaaccaaccgaattatttcggttcggtttcggtttcggtttaaaaaaaccgaaatttttaaACACAAAATTGTAAAGAAGAAGGTTCATATCATATTACACTCAGCAGCTACAAAACTTCCAATAAGAAACTAAAATTAGTAACCAAAAAAGAAGGTTCATATCGGGACCTGTTCTAAAGAATCTGCAGAAACTATTAGCATCCACATTATCCCCATTTCAAGCAGCATACACTTAGAAATACGCTTTCACCATTAacagaaaaattgaaaattctaTTCGTTGTCAATTACTAAAATACTTCAGGCTCCAAGGAGGTGGTCATATACTGTAGTACTGTTTGTTAGGCCATGAATACAAATGGTATCAAAAGCATCATTAAACATAACATACAGAAAATGCAGAGTAGTAGAGAAGTGTTATGATGAAGATTAGAAGATTCGTGTTACGATGTAGAATGAATCGGATTATCGGAGTCGGAGAGCCCAGAGAGTCGCGCCGCGCAGTGAAATTAGGACATTGGATTCTAATCTCTAGGGTTATCTGTATGACTATAtgtaagtatttattttatatgtattaaaaacttcggttatttcggtttaaaccgaaatacTATATTGAAAACCGAACAAAACCGAAATTCTTTTCGGttcaaaccgaaaaaccgaattaaccgaaattttcagaaaaatgaaaccaaaccgaaccgaaattttatggttcggttcggtttttcgggttcggttcggttttgctcacccctaatgtAGATGTTTGTGTGGGTTGGCTTGCTTAATTGCTACAAGTGTTCCGTCTTCTATCTACCCTTTGTAAACCTTACCAAATCCTCCTCCAATTATTAACC includes:
- the LOC108204203 gene encoding AT-hook motif nuclear-localized protein 23-like yields the protein MSNSKNLGGSSSQAPGRHGGAPHYSFNSHMSLTTNDVSMNAINKHSVMETVFLKIPNGFDVISCVVQFAQHFGVSVTVLTGQGLISDVVVYPRGVIRPPYVSTMISFSGTYSCLNAASRDIISCFHVQFADAAGNVIGGRIHSQMKAASIITLVLAVSTQV